One window from the genome of Pseudomonadota bacterium encodes:
- a CDS encoding SEL1-like repeat protein, whose product MFKYFCIAVLACALFICPEAARADDTDLQQLRQDARTGSSTAQYLLGMKYLEGDGVAQDPAAASQWLTEAASRGHEEALKMLSDIPFHETNDINLLQRLANGGNPDAQMRLGEIYYKGEGVAQDLVAAYMWFALAAMQLPSGEAKNNAIIARVRVSASLTEEQLFEGKKRVGAWRKSSDQPISVTPVQAAYNDDFQKYQNAAQRGDAAAQLALAKMYFNGIGIEQDLIEGYKWIHLSLMPPGLSGKERGKASVLQRKWQYRMSMEDIRAAEQRAVDLHKGIR is encoded by the coding sequence ATGTTCAAATATTTCTGTATTGCTGTTCTGGCTTGTGCCCTGTTTATCTGCCCCGAGGCGGCGCGGGCGGATGACACGGATTTACAGCAATTAAGGCAGGATGCCCGCACCGGTTCTTCAACCGCGCAATATCTGCTGGGGATGAAATATCTGGAAGGCGACGGCGTCGCGCAGGACCCCGCGGCAGCAAGTCAATGGCTAACGGAGGCGGCAAGCCGCGGGCATGAAGAAGCCTTGAAGATGCTGTCAGACATACCTTTTCATGAAACGAATGATATAAATCTTTTGCAGCGATTGGCGAATGGCGGCAATCCCGATGCACAGATGCGTTTAGGTGAAATCTATTACAAGGGTGAAGGCGTCGCACAGGATTTGGTGGCGGCCTATATGTGGTTTGCGCTGGCGGCGATGCAGCTACCAAGCGGCGAGGCAAAGAATAACGCAATTATCGCACGTGTACGAGTTTCCGCTAGTCTGACGGAAGAGCAGTTGTTTGAAGGCAAAAAACGTGTCGGCGCGTGGCGTAAAAGTTCTGATCAGCCAATTTCCGTAACGCCTGTGCAGGCAGCGTATAATGATGATTTTCAAAAATATCAGAATGCTGCGCAGCGCGGCGATGCGGCGGCGCAGCTTGCGCTAGCGAAAATGTATTTCAATGGTATAGGGATAGAGCAAGACCTCATTGAGGGTTATAAATGGATTCATCTGTCACTTATGCCCCCCGGCTTGTCCGGCAAGGAGCGCGGTAAAGCCTCAGTATTGCAGAGAAAATGGCAATATCGCATGAGTATGGAAGACATACGCGCGGCGGAACAACGTGCTGTGGATTTGCATAAGGGCATCAGATAA
- a CDS encoding biotin--[acetyl-CoA-carboxylase] ligase, translated as MTAFPGGVTHRHVETVDSTNLFARGCLEHGTVITAGRQTAGRGRYGRDWSSPEGNLYLSLVWKVRDFAAAGQYAFLTALAMADALKAATGDDGLPLQLKWPNDVLLGGKKLCGILLEAETKDDQVYLIIGTGVNLAGAPDYACDLKSATGKIVTPQEMAQHFVSSFAAWDARLQRQGFDTVRENWLAQAHSIGTKLEVKLPQEAFSGKFAGIDTGGALLLEQENGALRTVTSGEVFFT; from the coding sequence ATGACGGCATTTCCCGGCGGTGTGACGCACCGGCATGTTGAAACAGTGGACAGTACCAATCTTTTCGCACGCGGCTGTCTGGAACATGGCACGGTTATAACAGCAGGCCGCCAAACAGCAGGGCGCGGGCGCTATGGCCGTGATTGGTCTTCCCCTGAAGGCAATCTCTATTTATCACTGGTCTGGAAAGTGCGTGATTTTGCCGCTGCCGGGCAATATGCGTTTTTAACGGCTCTGGCCATGGCTGACGCGCTGAAAGCCGCGACAGGTGATGACGGTTTGCCGCTGCAATTGAAATGGCCGAATGATGTCCTGCTTGGCGGCAAAAAGCTTTGCGGCATTTTGCTGGAGGCGGAAACAAAGGATGATCAAGTCTATCTTATTATCGGCACAGGCGTTAATCTTGCCGGTGCGCCGGATTATGCCTGTGACTTGAAATCCGCAACGGGCAAGATTGTAACGCCGCAGGAAATGGCGCAGCATTTTGTCAGCAGTTTTGCAGCATGGGACGCGCGCTTGCAGAGGCAAGGTTTTGATACGGTGCGTGAAAACTGGCTGGCACAAGCGCATAGCATCGGCACAAAGCTTGAGGTAAAATTACCGCAAGAGGCTTTCTCCGGCAAATTTGCCGGTATTGATACAGGCGGCGCATTGCTGCTGGAACAGGAAAACGGCGCCCTGCGCACCGTGACATCAGGAGAGGTATTTTTTACATGA
- the nuoL gene encoding NADH-quinone oxidoreductase subunit L encodes MEQFAVILPLMGAIIAGFFGRVIGDRGAQFVTCAFMLLAAFISIGIFRDLSAGGETLHVPLFTWIQSGTLDVAWALRFDTLSAVMITVVNVVSAAVHVYSIGYMSHDKCKARFMAYLSLFTFAMLMLVTADNLLQMFFGWEGVGLASYLLIGFWNHKPSANAAAVKAFIVNRIGDFGLILGVMTLFAIFGTLDFDAIFSDTENAAHAMFVFMGYDIHALSLACGLLFIGAMGKSAQLGLHTWLPDAMEGPTPVSALIHAATMVTAGVFLVARMSPLFEYAPVVQEFITVVGALTALIAATIALTQFDIKRVIAYSTMSQLGYMFFALGVSAYGAAIFHLFTHAFFKALLFLGAGSVIHAMSDEQDMRYMGGIWKKIPVTYAVMWIGSLALAGIPWFAGYFSKDLILEAAFAAHSPVGTFAFWCGIIAAFLTAFYSWRLLFMTFHGQPRADEKVMAHIHEAPSVMRLPLYVLAAGSLFAGSIFAGRFVGEGRMEFWRESLFVLPGNDTIEAAHHAPHWVALLPVGIATAGIVLAYLFYMVARTLPQSFTTTFPAIHRLLFNKWYFDEIYDAVFVRTAHKLGYALWKGGDEMIIDRLGPDGVAKTMSLTGEKVADAETGYVYHYAFAMLVGVAVLTGLYFYKVYG; translated from the coding sequence ATGGAACAATTTGCAGTCATTCTTCCGCTGATGGGCGCAATTATCGCAGGGTTCTTTGGCCGTGTGATCGGTGATCGTGGTGCTCAATTCGTGACCTGCGCCTTTATGCTGCTGGCGGCTTTTATCTCGATCGGTATTTTTCGCGACCTGTCGGCGGGCGGTGAAACGCTGCATGTGCCGCTGTTTACATGGATTCAATCCGGTACGCTGGATGTGGCCTGGGCGCTGCGCTTTGACACGCTGTCGGCGGTGATGATCACGGTCGTGAATGTTGTCTCCGCCGCGGTGCATGTTTACTCCATCGGCTATATGAGTCATGACAAATGCAAGGCGCGTTTTATGGCCTATCTCAGCCTGTTTACCTTTGCGATGCTGATGCTGGTCACGGCGGACAACCTATTGCAGATGTTCTTCGGCTGGGAAGGGGTCGGTCTGGCCTCCTATCTGTTGATCGGTTTCTGGAACCATAAACCCAGTGCCAATGCGGCGGCGGTCAAAGCCTTTATCGTCAACCGTATCGGTGACTTCGGCCTGATACTGGGCGTGATGACGCTGTTCGCGATTTTCGGAACGCTTGATTTTGATGCGATTTTCTCCGATACCGAAAATGCCGCCCATGCGATGTTCGTGTTTATGGGCTATGACATTCATGCGCTGTCTCTGGCCTGCGGCTTGCTGTTCATCGGCGCGATGGGTAAATCCGCACAGCTGGGTCTGCATACATGGCTGCCCGATGCGATGGAAGGCCCGACGCCTGTTTCCGCACTAATCCACGCCGCGACGATGGTCACCGCAGGGGTGTTCCTTGTGGCGCGTATGTCGCCGCTGTTTGAATATGCGCCCGTGGTGCAGGAATTTATCACGGTTGTCGGTGCGCTGACGGCGCTGATTGCGGCGACGATTGCGCTGACGCAATTTGATATCAAACGGGTGATTGCCTATTCGACGATGAGCCAGCTGGGCTATATGTTTTTTGCGCTCGGCGTGTCTGCCTATGGTGCGGCGATTTTCCACCTTTTCACCCACGCATTTTTCAAGGCGCTGCTGTTCCTTGGCGCGGGCTCCGTCATCCATGCCATGTCCGATGAACAGGATATGCGCTATATGGGCGGCATCTGGAAGAAAATTCCGGTGACCTATGCGGTGATGTGGATTGGCTCACTGGCACTTGCCGGTATTCCGTGGTTCGCGGGATATTTCTCCAAAGATCTGATTTTGGAGGCCGCCTTTGCCGCACATTCCCCCGTCGGTACATTTGCTTTCTGGTGCGGTATTATTGCCGCCTTTCTGACGGCATTCTATTCCTGGCGTCTGCTGTTTATGACCTTCCACGGCCAGCCGCGCGCGGATGAAAAAGTCATGGCGCATATCCATGAAGCGCCTTCGGTGATGCGTTTGCCGCTTTACGTTCTGGCTGCAGGCTCTTTATTCGCCGGCAGCATTTTCGCGGGACGCTTTGTCGGTGAGGGGCGGATGGAGTTCTGGCGGGAAAGCCTGTTTGTGCTGCCTGGCAATGACACAATTGAAGCCGCGCATCATGCACCGCATTGGGTCGCTTTGCTGCCGGTCGGTATTGCGACAGCGGGGATTGTGCTGGCCTATCTGTTCTATATGGTGGCCAGAACATTGCCGCAGTCTTTCACAACGACTTTCCCGGCTATTCACCGCCTGTTGTTCAATAAATGGTATTTTGACGAGATTTACGATGCCGTTTTCGTCCGCACGGCGCATAAGCTGGGCTATGCGCTCTGGAAGGGCGGTGATGAAATGATTATTGACCGTCTCGGTCCTGACGGCGTTGCCAAAACAATGTCGCTGACCGGAGAAAAGGTCGCAGATGCGGAAACGGGCTATGTCTACCATTATGCTTTCGCGATGCTGGTCGGCGTGGCTGTCCTGACGGGGCTCTATTTCTACAAGGTTTACGGATAA
- a CDS encoding ribonuclease J encodes MMTDFEWEKDKLYFLPLGGCGLFGANLTLYGFNGKWLMVDCGMGFPDDTMPSVDLLVPDITFLKQERDNLIACVLTHAHEDHIGALEYLWPELKCPLYATPFTAAMIRSKFSEHSWADQAEIHTVPVGGEIKDLAPFHIRMIGMAHSIPEAQSLVITAGDLQPVLHTGDWKLDATPCVGDETDETALAALGAAGGVLAVVGDSTNAMLEGHSASEQVVQDSLTKLFADYPDSRIFVTCFASNVARMYNIARAAEANGRSVGVSGRSLWRSYEVSKACGYLTDIPPFLEDREAMAQPREKSVIVLTGSQGESRAAVARIARGEHPCIRPERGDVLFFSALRIPGNEAMIDRSLSRFWEMDVEIVSKQTHPENPVHVSGHPYRGELEKLYKWVQPKIAVPVHGEAMQMDHHAELAEKCGIKHVMTGMTGTVYSLCPENGVTVLDEVPHGLLAVEGPRMMPIHDETLAVRRRITFNGAVVVSIVMDGRGNLKDLPQITALGLADETSEEGQAVLKQASEAVAKTLANLPEDLRLCSDEGTQHEFSEKARIAARKFFHSYCGKRPQTRVHLFV; translated from the coding sequence ATGATGACGGATTTTGAATGGGAGAAAGACAAGCTCTATTTCCTGCCGCTGGGCGGTTGCGGATTATTCGGCGCAAATCTGACCCTCTACGGCTTTAACGGCAAATGGCTGATGGTCGATTGCGGTATGGGCTTTCCCGATGACACGATGCCCAGCGTTGACCTGCTGGTGCCGGATATCACATTTTTGAAACAAGAACGCGATAATCTGATCGCTTGTGTCCTGACCCATGCACATGAAGACCATATCGGTGCATTGGAATATCTGTGGCCTGAACTGAAATGCCCGCTTTATGCCACGCCGTTTACGGCGGCAATGATCCGCAGCAAATTCTCCGAACATAGCTGGGCGGATCAGGCAGAGATTCATACCGTTCCTGTCGGCGGCGAGATTAAAGACCTTGCACCGTTTCATATCCGTATGATCGGTATGGCGCATTCCATTCCCGAGGCGCAATCGCTGGTGATAACGGCGGGGGATTTGCAACCGGTCTTGCATACGGGTGACTGGAAGCTGGATGCAACGCCTTGCGTCGGTGATGAAACCGATGAAACGGCTTTGGCCGCTTTGGGGGCGGCGGGCGGCGTGCTGGCAGTGGTCGGCGATTCCACCAATGCGATGCTGGAAGGTCATTCCGCCTCCGAACAGGTCGTACAGGACAGCCTGACGAAACTGTTTGCCGATTATCCTGACAGCCGGATTTTCGTGACCTGTTTCGCCTCGAATGTGGCGCGGATGTATAATATTGCCCGTGCGGCAGAGGCCAATGGCCGCAGTGTCGGCGTGTCGGGACGTTCCCTGTGGCGTTCTTATGAAGTCTCAAAAGCCTGCGGTTATTTGACCGATATTCCGCCATTTCTGGAAGACCGCGAAGCAATGGCGCAACCGCGTGAGAAATCCGTGATTGTCCTGACAGGTTCGCAAGGGGAAAGCCGTGCCGCTGTGGCGCGTATCGCCCGTGGTGAACACCCCTGCATCCGTCCTGAAAGGGGGGATGTGCTGTTTTTCTCCGCCCTGCGTATTCCGGGGAATGAGGCGATGATTGACCGCTCGCTGTCGCGCTTTTGGGAGATGGATGTCGAAATTGTCAGCAAACAGACTCATCCGGAAAACCCCGTCCATGTTTCCGGCCACCCGTATCGCGGCGAGCTGGAAAAACTGTATAAATGGGTACAGCCGAAAATCGCCGTTCCCGTACATGGTGAGGCCATGCAGATGGACCACCACGCGGAACTGGCCGAAAAATGCGGGATCAAACATGTAATGACAGGCATGACAGGCACGGTTTACAGCCTGTGCCCCGAAAACGGCGTAACGGTGCTGGATGAAGTGCCGCATGGCCTGCTGGCGGTTGAAGGGCCGCGTATGATGCCGATCCATGACGAAACACTGGCCGTGCGCCGCCGCATTACCTTCAACGGCGCGGTGGTGGTCAGTATCGTGATGGACGGGCGCGGCAATCTGAAAGACCTGCCGCAGATTACCGCCCTCGGTCTTGCCGATGAAACCAGCGAGGAAGGCCAAGCCGTTCTGAAACAGGCAAGCGAGGCGGTGGCAAAAACACTGGCCAATCTGCCGGAAGATCTTCGTCTATGCAGTGATGAAGGCACGCAGCATGAATTCTCGGAAAAGGCGCGCATCGCCGCGCGCAAATTCTTCCATAGCTATTGCGGCAAACGCCCGCAAACCCGCGTCCATCTGTTCGTTTGA
- a CDS encoding NADH-quinone oxidoreductase subunit M, whose translation MNNFPILSLITFLPLFGAFFILLINSKNDEDVTRNARYVALFTSLFTFGVSLVMYAMFKPGNPGFQLVETWHWMPSLKINYKMGVDGISVLFVLLSTFLTPICILASWFSINKHVKEYMIAFMVLETMMVGMFCALDLVVFYIFFEAVLIPMFIIIGVWGGPRRVYAAFKFFLYTLLGSVLMLLAVLAMYVYTGTTDIMVLMEKTHFPLQMQYWLFLAFFASFAVKVPMWPVHTWLPDAHVEAPTAGSVILAGVLLKMGGYGFLRFSVPMLPVATAYFTPYIYALSIIAIIYTSLVALAQKDMKKLIAYSSVAHMGFVTLGIFTLTEQGMEGAMFQMLSHGVVSAALFLCVGVVYDRLHTRDIGRYGGVVNVMPRYATVFMIFMLGSIGLPGTSGFVGEFLALLGAFRVNTTVAVLAATGVVLGAAYMLYLYRAVVFGPLEHDDVRRMPDLSAREISMFVPLAFLVIWMGVYPSAVLKTISPAVDKTIRLYQQGIEYAAEHELPIKENAAAPQTEGLKE comes from the coding sequence GTGAACAATTTTCCGATACTTTCGCTTATCACGTTCCTGCCGCTGTTCGGCGCATTCTTCATCCTGCTGATTAACAGCAAGAATGATGAAGATGTGACCCGCAATGCGCGTTACGTGGCATTGTTTACGTCATTATTTACCTTCGGCGTTTCGCTGGTGATGTATGCGATGTTCAAGCCCGGCAATCCGGGGTTTCAGCTGGTGGAAACATGGCATTGGATGCCGTCGCTGAAAATCAATTACAAGATGGGCGTGGACGGTATTTCCGTTCTGTTCGTACTGCTGTCGACCTTTTTGACACCGATTTGTATTCTGGCCAGCTGGTTTTCCATCAACAAACATGTCAAAGAATATATGATCGCCTTTATGGTGCTGGAAACCATGATGGTCGGCATGTTCTGTGCGCTTGATCTGGTCGTGTTCTATATTTTCTTCGAGGCCGTGCTGATCCCGATGTTCATTATCATCGGTGTATGGGGCGGTCCGCGCCGCGTTTATGCCGCGTTTAAATTTTTCCTATATACGCTGCTCGGTTCCGTGCTGATGCTGCTGGCGGTGCTGGCGATGTATGTTTATACCGGCACGACGGATATTATGGTGCTGATGGAAAAAACGCATTTCCCGCTGCAGATGCAATATTGGCTGTTCTTGGCCTTTTTCGCTTCTTTTGCGGTCAAGGTGCCGATGTGGCCGGTGCATACATGGCTTCCCGATGCGCATGTCGAGGCACCGACGGCAGGCTCCGTCATTCTGGCAGGGGTGCTGTTGAAAATGGGCGGATACGGCTTCCTGAGGTTTTCCGTACCGATGCTGCCGGTTGCGACAGCTTATTTCACGCCTTATATCTATGCACTCAGCATTATCGCGATTATCTATACCTCGCTGGTCGCGCTGGCGCAAAAGGACATGAAAAAGCTGATCGCTTATTCCTCCGTGGCGCATATGGGTTTTGTGACGCTTGGTATCTTTACGCTGACCGAACAGGGGATGGAGGGCGCGATGTTCCAGATGCTCTCGCATGGTGTTGTCTCGGCGGCACTGTTCCTGTGCGTCGGCGTTGTTTATGACCGTTTGCACACGCGGGATATCGGGCGCTATGGCGGTGTGGTCAATGTTATGCCGCGTTATGCGACGGTGTTTATGATCTTTATGCTTGGCTCCATCGGTTTGCCGGGGACAAGCGGCTTTGTCGGCGAGTTTCTGGCTTTGCTGGGTGCGTTCCGCGTCAATACGACGGTGGCGGTTCTGGCGGCGACAGGGGTTGTACTGGGCGCAGCCTATATGCTGTATCTCTACCGTGCCGTTGTTTTCGGACCGCTGGAACATGATGATGTCCGCCGGATGCCCGATCTCTCCGCCCGCGAAATCAGCATGTTTGTGCCGCTGGCCTTTTTGGTTATCTGGATGGGGGTCTACCCGTCAGCGGTATTGAAAACGATTTCGCCGGCTGTCGATAAAACGATCAGACTGTACCAACAGGGAATCGAATATGCGGCGGAACATGAGCTGCCAATAAAAGAGAATGCGGCCGCGCCGCAGACGGAAGGATTAAAAGAATGA
- the clpA gene encoding ATP-dependent Clp protease ATP-binding subunit ClpA — MLSAHLEQTLHRALNHAGSRRHELVTLEHLLLALTEDPDAVAVLRACGVDVPGLAEDVTIYLDEELTTLIRPDQQEARPTNSFQRVLQRAAIHVQSAGREEVTGANVLVALFSEQDSHAVYFLAAREMTRFDAINYISHGIAKVPGYGEDRPVLGTDAEAEEDAEVKKGREALNAYCVNLNKKASDGKIDPLIGREDELERTIQVLCRRTKNNPLYVGDPGVGKTAIAEGLALHITEGNVPEVLKDATIFALDMGALLAGTRYRGDFEERLKAVISAIKQQDNAILFIDEIHTVIGAGASSSGAMDASNLLKPSLAQGELRCIGSTTYKEYRNHFEKDRALVRRFQKIDVREPSAGDTIKILRGLRKYYEEHHGITYTDEAIKAAVDLSIRYINDRKLPDKAIDVLDESGAAQKLRPEDKRKKIIDVPEIEDIVAKIARIPARTISSDDRQVLGNLERDLKNMVFGQDEAIHTLASAIKLSRAGLREPEKPVGCYLFTGPTGVGKTEVARQLARGLGIELKRFDMSEYMEAHAVSRLIGAPPGYVGFDQGGLMTDAVDQNPHCVLLLDEIEKAHPDLFNILLQVMDYGKLTDNNGKTIDFRNVILIMTSNAGAAEIARPAVGFERENRIGEDSEAIERMFTPEFRNRLDAIVPFNSLSPEVLDRIVDKFVMELEAQLADRNVIIELDQKARRWLGKQGFDPAMGARPLARKIQKHLKEPLADEILFGKLEKGGSVQVSVEDDALSFHYESAKKPSPPAKQKKQPKKRGKKEEA; from the coding sequence ATCTGGAACAGACATTGCACCGCGCTTTGAACCATGCAGGCTCCCGCCGCCATGAGCTGGTGACGCTGGAACATTTGCTGCTGGCCTTGACCGAAGACCCTGATGCCGTTGCCGTGCTGCGCGCCTGCGGTGTCGATGTCCCCGGACTTGCCGAAGATGTCACCATCTATCTGGATGAAGAATTGACCACGCTGATCCGCCCCGACCAACAGGAAGCCCGCCCGACCAACAGTTTCCAGCGCGTCTTGCAACGCGCCGCCATCCATGTGCAATCAGCAGGACGCGAAGAAGTCACAGGTGCCAATGTGCTGGTCGCCCTGTTTTCCGAACAGGACAGTCATGCCGTTTATTTTCTGGCCGCGCGCGAAATGACGCGTTTTGACGCCATCAATTATATCTCGCACGGCATTGCGAAAGTCCCCGGCTATGGCGAGGACCGCCCCGTTCTGGGAACGGATGCCGAGGCCGAAGAAGATGCCGAGGTGAAGAAAGGCCGCGAAGCATTGAACGCCTATTGCGTCAATCTGAACAAAAAAGCGTCGGATGGCAAAATTGATCCGCTGATCGGGCGCGAAGACGAATTGGAACGCACTATTCAGGTTCTTTGCCGCCGCACCAAAAACAATCCGCTTTATGTCGGCGACCCCGGCGTCGGTAAAACCGCGATTGCCGAAGGCCTTGCCCTACATATCACCGAAGGCAATGTACCCGAAGTGCTGAAAGATGCCACGATTTTTGCGCTGGATATGGGCGCATTGCTGGCCGGGACACGTTACCGCGGCGATTTCGAGGAACGCTTAAAAGCCGTGATTTCCGCCATCAAACAGCAGGACAACGCCATCCTGTTTATTGATGAGATCCATACCGTCATCGGCGCGGGCGCAAGCTCCAGCGGGGCGATGGACGCCAGCAACCTGCTCAAACCCTCTCTGGCGCAAGGTGAGCTGCGTTGCATCGGTTCCACCACCTATAAGGAATACCGCAACCATTTTGAAAAAGACCGCGCCCTTGTCCGCCGCTTCCAGAAAATCGATGTGCGTGAACCCTCTGCCGGTGACACAATCAAAATTCTGCGCGGGTTACGCAAATATTACGAGGAACATCACGGCATCACCTATACGGATGAGGCCATCAAGGCGGCTGTTGATCTTAGCATCCGCTATATCAATGACCGCAAACTGCCCGATAAGGCCATTGACGTACTGGATGAATCCGGTGCGGCGCAAAAACTGCGCCCCGAAGACAAGCGCAAGAAAATCATTGATGTGCCGGAAATTGAAGATATTGTCGCAAAAATCGCCCGCATTCCGGCGCGCACCATCAGTTCCGATGACCGTCAGGTGTTGGGCAATCTTGAACGCGACCTGAAAAATATGGTCTTCGGGCAGGATGAAGCCATCCATACGCTGGCCAGTGCGATTAAGCTGTCCCGCGCCGGATTGCGTGAGCCGGAAAAACCTGTCGGCTGTTATCTGTTCACCGGTCCGACCGGTGTCGGTAAAACCGAAGTGGCGCGGCAGCTCGCACGCGGTCTCGGCATTGAACTCAAGCGCTTTGACATGTCGGAATATATGGAGGCGCATGCCGTTTCCCGCCTGATTGGTGCACCGCCCGGCTATGTCGGTTTTGACCAAGGCGGGTTGATGACCGACGCGGTTGACCAGAACCCGCATTGCGTGCTGCTGCTGGACGAGATTGAAAAGGCGCATCCCGATCTGTTCAATATTTTGCTGCAGGTGATGGATTACGGCAAGCTGACCGATAATAACGGCAAAACCATTGATTTCCGCAATGTCATTCTGATCATGACCAGTAATGCGGGCGCGGCGGAAATCGCCCGCCCTGCCGTTGGCTTTGAGCGCGAAAACCGTATCGGTGAAGATAGCGAAGCCATCGAGCGCATGTTCACCCCCGAATTCCGCAACCGTCTGGATGCGATTGTACCCTTTAACAGCCTGTCGCCTGAAGTTCTTGACCGGATTGTCGATAAATTCGTGATGGAGCTGGAAGCGCAACTGGCTGACCGCAATGTCATTATCGAACTGGATCAAAAGGCGCGGCGCTGGCTGGGCAAGCAGGGATTTGACCCTGCTATGGGCGCACGCCCCCTCGCCCGTAAAATCCAGAAACATTTGAAAGAGCCGCTGGCGGATGAAATCCTGTTCGGCAAGCTTGAAAAAGGCGGCAGCGTGCAGGTTTCGGTAGAGGATGATGCGTTAAGCTTTCACTACGAAAGTGCGAAAAAACCATCGCCGCCTGCCAAGCAGAAAAAACAGCCGAAAAAGCGCGGTAAGAAAGAAGAAGCGTAA
- the nuoK gene encoding NADH-quinone oxidoreductase subunit NuoK has translation MDAAWFEITMTHYLVVSAVLFILGVFGIFLNRRNLIVILMSIELMLLSVTVNMVTFSAYLQDLTGQVFAMFILTVAAAEAAIGLAILVVFFRNRGTIAVDEITAMKG, from the coding sequence ATGGACGCAGCATGGTTTGAAATCACAATGACGCATTATCTGGTGGTCAGCGCCGTGCTGTTCATTCTGGGTGTGTTCGGTATTTTCTTAAACCGCCGTAATCTGATCGTCATCCTGATGTCGATCGAGCTGATGCTGCTTTCCGTCACGGTCAATATGGTGACCTTTTCCGCCTATCTGCAGGATTTGACGGGGCAGGTATTTGCGATGTTTATTTTGACGGTTGCGGCGGCAGAGGCCGCCATCGGGCTCGCCATTCTTGTGGTGTTCTTCCGTAACCGCGGCACAATCGCCGTTGATGAAATTACGGCGATGAAGGGGTAA
- the nuoN gene encoding NADH-quinone oxidoreductase subunit NuoN, with the protein MVGTFDLLPVAPEILVAVMGMLLLVLGVFLGDKSFRLISWYTVLSFAVTAALLLRFPDGTIPAFGGLFISEPFAVFMKILVLFGGALSVLMAMQYAERQKIARFEYPVLVLFSVLGMMMMLSANDLISLYMGLELQSLPLYVLAALNRDSLKSSEAGVKYFVLGALSSGLLLYGCSMVYGFAGTTSFPGIADSMSLMEGAPSMGLVIGLVFMLSGLAFKVSAVPFHMWTPDVYEGAPASVVSFFAMVPKIAAMGLLVRVTMSAFGGIADQWQQVIWVIAAGSMIVGAFAALRQTNIRRLMAYSSIGHMGYALIGLAAASAEGVRGLMLYMVIYMITTGGVFAVILMMTRRGQQAEEIDDLAGLAKYNPIMAACMALLMFSMAGIPPVAGFFGKLFIFQAAVAQGFYCLAIIGVLSSVVAAYYYLRVIRVMYFDEPVNELDRVDDAPALFVMRGATVFALIFAVIIWPVFETLTHAVERLLGA; encoded by the coding sequence ATTGTCGGAACATTTGATCTGTTGCCCGTGGCGCCGGAAATTCTTGTGGCGGTAATGGGGATGCTGCTTTTGGTTCTTGGCGTTTTTCTGGGAGATAAGAGCTTCCGCCTGATTTCCTGGTACACGGTTCTCAGCTTTGCCGTAACAGCGGCCTTGTTGCTGCGTTTCCCTGACGGAACGATTCCGGCCTTCGGCGGGTTGTTTATTTCCGAGCCTTTTGCCGTTTTCATGAAAATACTGGTCTTGTTCGGCGGGGCGCTGTCGGTGCTGATGGCGATGCAATATGCCGAAAGGCAGAAAATAGCGCGGTTTGAATATCCTGTATTGGTGCTGTTCTCCGTACTTGGCATGATGATGATGCTGTCGGCAAATGATCTGATCTCGCTTTATATGGGACTGGAACTGCAAAGCCTGCCGCTTTACGTGCTGGCGGCACTAAACCGTGACAGCCTGAAATCCTCCGAGGCAGGCGTGAAATATTTTGTGCTGGGCGCCTTATCTTCCGGACTGCTGCTTTACGGTTGCTCGATGGTCTACGGCTTTGCCGGAACCACCAGCTTCCCCGGTATTGCCGATTCAATGTCTTTGATGGAAGGTGCGCCGTCCATGGGGCTGGTCATTGGTCTGGTCTTTATGCTGTCGGGACTGGCCTTTAAAGTATCCGCCGTGCCCTTCCATATGTGGACACCGGACGTCTATGAAGGCGCACCGGCTTCGGTTGTCAGCTTTTTTGCCATGGTGCCGAAAATCGCGGCGATGGGGCTGCTGGTACGCGTCACGATGAGCGCTTTCGGCGGGATTGCCGACCAGTGGCAGCAGGTGATCTGGGTGATTGCGGCGGGATCGATGATTGTCGGTGCCTTTGCAGCCTTGCGGCAAACCAATATCCGGCGTTTGATGGCCTATAGCTCCATCGGTCATATGGGTTATGCGCTGATTGGCCTTGCCGCAGCCAGCGCCGAAGGTGTGCGCGGGTTGATGCTGTATATGGTGATTTACATGATTACGACAGGCGGCGTGTTTGCCGTGATCCTGATGATGACGCGCCGCGGACAACAGGCGGAGGAAATCGACGATCTGGCAGGACTGGCAAAATACAATCCGATCATGGCGGCCTGTATGGCATTGCTGATGTTCTCTATGGCAGGTATTCCGCCGGTTGCAGGTTTCTTCGGCAAGCTGTTCATTTTTCAGGCAGCTGTCGCGCAGGGCTTTTACTGTCTGGCAATCATCGGTGTGTTGTCCAGCGTTGTCGCGGCCTATTACTATCTGCGCGTCATCCGCGTCATGTATTTTGACGAACCGGTGAACGAGCTCGACCGTGTTGACGATGCGCCCGCCTTATTCGTGATGCGTGGTGCGACTGTCTTCGCGCTGATCTTTGCCGTCATTATCTGGCCGGTCTTTGAAACGCTGACCCATGCTGTCGAAAGGCTGCTGGGGGCATGA